Proteins co-encoded in one Anaerotignum faecicola genomic window:
- a CDS encoding DUF6110 family protein, giving the protein MLDCFKMKKIGIFAGGVLFGTAGVKILASKDAKKFYVNCLAAGLR; this is encoded by the coding sequence ATGTTGGACTGCTTCAAAATGAAAAAGATAGGAATCTTTGCAGGAGGTGTTTTATTCGGTACAGCGGGTGTTAAAATTCTGGCAAGTAAAGATGCGAAGAAGTTTTACGTCAACTGTCTGGCCGCCGGACTGCGC